A section of the Gloeobacter violaceus PCC 7421 genome encodes:
- the psbA gene encoding photosystem II q(b) protein produces the protein MTATLERRSSQGLWDRFADWVTSTNNRFYVGWFGVLMIPTLLSATICFVVAFVAAPPVDMDGIREPISGSLLYGNNIITGAVIPSSNAIGLHFYPIWEAASMDEWLYNGGPYQLVVFHFLIGVFCYLGREWELSYRLGLRPWICIAYSAPVAAAAAVFLIYPIGQGSFSDGMPLGISGTFNFMFVFQAEHNILNHPFHMLGVAGVFGGSLFSAMHGSLVTSSLIRETSMEESQNYGYKFGQEEETYNIIAAHGYFGRLIFQYASFNNSRSLHFFLAAWPVIGIWFTALGISVMAFNLNGFNFNSSIVDSQGRAIYTWADIVNRANLGMEVMHERNAHNFPLDLAGTESAPVAVGNADLNG, from the coding sequence CGTTCTTCACAAGGGCTGTGGGACCGCTTCGCCGATTGGGTGACCTCCACCAACAACCGCTTCTACGTTGGTTGGTTCGGCGTCCTGATGATCCCCACCCTGCTTTCTGCGACGATTTGCTTCGTCGTCGCTTTTGTCGCCGCCCCGCCGGTGGACATGGACGGCATCCGCGAACCGATTTCCGGTTCGCTGCTGTACGGCAACAACATCATCACCGGGGCGGTGATCCCGTCTTCCAACGCCATCGGCCTGCACTTCTACCCAATTTGGGAAGCGGCTTCGATGGACGAGTGGCTCTACAACGGCGGCCCCTACCAGCTGGTGGTCTTCCATTTTCTCATTGGGGTGTTTTGCTACCTGGGCCGCGAGTGGGAGCTCAGCTACCGTTTGGGCCTGCGTCCGTGGATCTGCATCGCCTACAGTGCTCCTGTGGCGGCGGCGGCGGCGGTCTTCTTGATTTACCCGATTGGCCAGGGCAGCTTCAGTGACGGTATGCCGTTGGGTATTTCGGGCACGTTCAACTTCATGTTTGTTTTTCAGGCGGAGCACAACATTCTGAACCATCCTTTCCACATGCTGGGGGTGGCGGGTGTGTTCGGCGGTTCGCTGTTCAGTGCGATGCACGGTTCGCTGGTGACTTCTTCATTGATTCGTGAGACGTCGATGGAAGAGTCCCAGAACTACGGATACAAGTTTGGCCAGGAAGAGGAGACGTACAACATCATTGCGGCGCATGGTTACTTTGGCCGTTTGATTTTCCAGTACGCCAGCTTCAACAACAGCCGCAGTTTGCACTTTTTCTTGGCGGCGTGGCCGGTGATTGGGATTTGGTTCACGGCGCTGGGCATCAGTGTGATGGCGTTCAACCTGAACGGCTTCAACTTCAACAGCAGCATCGTGGATTCTCAGGGTCGTGCGATATACACGTGGGCGGACATCGTCAACCGAGCGAATTTGGGAATGGAAGTGATGCACGAGCGCAATGCTCACAACTTCCCCTTGGATTTGGCTGGAACGGAGTCGGCTCCGGTGGCGGTGGGCAACGCCGACCTCAACGGCTAA
- a CDS encoding FGGY-family carbohydrate kinase, which produces MFVGIDLGTSGLRLVAVDGSGLAVATASQTWPVAASEQDPAQWLASLEKLWKPLIRELPGPVLAVSATSTSGTVLPTDCKGRPIASAWLYSDRRGSELGARFGIPAGWGLSRWLWWQLQGSTDCRLTHPSDYLLTALGAKVGWTDHTCALKSGYDPAAGKWSLALAAGVPAAQLPAVVRPGTVVGTLAPEWGLGSGVKLVAGCTDGVAGQIASGALAVGQVCLSLGSTLIFKGVSEAKIASADGAVYSHLHPDGRLWLPGAASACGGAILEKFYPREQWEELNGCAEALNRPTGQTAYPLATPGERFPRSGADFAGGLPDVPTEDPHFYAGLLEGVAFVERLGLERLMALGMPVQGALLCVGGGTHSEVWLRIRAAVLGRELQLPAQVQPALGAAILAAAGVWGVGVAQAAARMVRLDRQILPDAALAAAYEAVYRRFLERWGGAG; this is translated from the coding sequence TTGTTCGTCGGGATCGACCTGGGTACCTCGGGTTTGAGGCTGGTTGCCGTCGACGGAAGTGGCCTGGCTGTCGCCACGGCTTCGCAAACCTGGCCGGTGGCCGCGAGTGAACAAGATCCCGCCCAATGGCTCGCCTCGCTCGAAAAGTTGTGGAAGCCGTTGATCAGGGAATTACCCGGGCCGGTACTGGCCGTCAGCGCCACGAGCACCTCCGGAACGGTCCTGCCCACGGACTGCAAAGGCCGCCCCATCGCCTCCGCCTGGCTCTACAGCGACCGGCGGGGCTCAGAGCTGGGGGCGCGCTTCGGCATCCCGGCCGGTTGGGGCCTCAGCCGCTGGCTGTGGTGGCAATTGCAGGGGAGCACAGATTGCCGGCTTACCCATCCAAGCGATTACTTGCTGACGGCTCTCGGGGCCAAAGTGGGTTGGACGGACCACACCTGCGCGCTTAAAAGCGGCTACGATCCCGCGGCAGGAAAGTGGAGCCTGGCACTGGCGGCCGGTGTTCCGGCCGCACAGTTGCCCGCGGTCGTGCGGCCCGGCACGGTGGTGGGCACCCTCGCCCCCGAATGGGGTCTGGGGAGCGGCGTGAAGCTGGTGGCCGGTTGCACCGACGGCGTGGCGGGACAGATCGCAAGCGGCGCCCTCGCCGTCGGGCAGGTCTGCCTCAGCCTCGGGAGCACGCTCATTTTCAAGGGAGTCAGCGAAGCGAAGATTGCCAGTGCGGACGGTGCTGTCTACAGTCACCTCCATCCCGATGGGCGCTTGTGGCTGCCCGGGGCCGCCTCCGCCTGCGGTGGGGCGATTCTGGAAAAGTTCTATCCCCGGGAGCAATGGGAAGAGTTGAACGGGTGTGCGGAAGCTTTGAACCGCCCCACCGGCCAGACCGCTTATCCTCTGGCCACACCGGGCGAGCGTTTTCCGCGCTCGGGTGCCGATTTTGCCGGGGGATTACCGGATGTTCCAACCGAAGATCCGCACTTTTACGCCGGACTGCTCGAAGGAGTGGCTTTTGTCGAGCGCCTGGGGCTTGAGCGTCTGATGGCTCTGGGTATGCCGGTCCAGGGGGCTTTACTGTGCGTGGGGGGCGGTACCCACAGCGAAGTCTGGCTACGCATTCGCGCCGCCGTCCTGGGCCGGGAGCTGCAACTGCCTGCCCAGGTGCAGCCCGCTCTCGGAGCGGCAATCCTGGCTGCCGCCGGTGTCTGGGGGGTGGGTGTCGCCCAGGCTGCGGCCCGAATGGTGCGCCTGGATCGGCAGATCCTGCCGGACGCAGCCCTGGCTGCTGCCTACGAAGCTGTCTATCGCCGGTTTCTGGAGCGCTGGGGCGGGGCCGGCTAA
- a CDS encoding DUF1825 family protein gives MGFFDSEIVQQEAREFYQEYQELMQVGSNYGKFDREGKKIFIEKMEELLDRQRIMLKRMELSDDFMAQMAMKQMSDQLNTFGMTPQQMFQQMESTLEQMKAQIKE, from the coding sequence ATGGGATTTTTCGATTCTGAGATCGTCCAACAAGAGGCTCGAGAATTCTATCAGGAGTACCAGGAGCTGATGCAGGTCGGCAGCAACTACGGCAAGTTCGACCGGGAAGGCAAGAAGATATTCATCGAAAAAATGGAAGAACTGCTCGACCGCCAGCGCATTATGCTCAAGCGCATGGAGTTGTCCGATGACTTCATGGCGCAGATGGCGATGAAGCAGATGTCCGATCAGCTCAACACCTTCGGCATGACGCCCCAACAGATGTTCCAGCAGATGGAATCAACCCTCGAACAGATGAAAGCCCAGATTAAGGAATGA
- a CDS encoding Fur family transcriptional regulator codes for MPARKLTKGQQAVLEALASSKRPLCAQDIYLQLRGTEQEVGLATVYRSLEALLADDRIQIIDVRDNQAHYLMGRANHSQHHLICLSCKRVVPLDHCPVSALEQHLSQDHEFQIAYHVLDFYGTCGECRQAVGA; via the coding sequence ATGCCCGCGAGAAAGCTGACCAAAGGGCAGCAGGCGGTGCTCGAAGCCCTTGCCAGTTCAAAGCGCCCCCTTTGTGCTCAAGATATCTACCTGCAACTGCGCGGGACCGAGCAGGAAGTGGGTCTTGCCACGGTTTACCGCTCGCTCGAAGCGTTGCTCGCGGACGACCGCATTCAGATCATCGACGTGCGCGACAACCAGGCCCATTATTTGATGGGGCGCGCCAACCATAGCCAGCACCATCTTATTTGTCTGAGCTGCAAACGGGTGGTTCCCCTCGATCACTGCCCGGTGAGTGCTCTCGAACAACACCTTTCCCAGGATCACGAGTTTCAGATTGCTTACCATGTGCTCGATTTTTACGGCACCTGCGGCGAGTGCCGTCAGGCTGTGGGAGCCTGA